The nucleotide sequence AAGTGAATCTTTTCAAACTGACAaagaatcttatattttttagttcACATATCTGACATTTTGTAATTATAAATCAAGTAAGTGACAAATTTAccttcgaaaaaaaaagaaaatgactTTCTAAGGTTTGAAAAGACTGCCTCACTAAAAGTATCTTAAAAACGATAACCAATTTTCTAAGTAAAGAAGCTATCTATAATACCTTGAGACGGGCCACGATATTCTTACTTAAATGTTAACGTATATATGCacaaatatatacatatacttattAATGCATGCGTggcgaagaaaataaagaaacggGATATCTTCTTTACTTTAAGCGCTAGTTTTAATTTTAGGtattctataattttgtttCCAGTAAAGCTGACAGCGAAGTCTAGAAACACAACTTCTCTATCCGTGTGATAAGGTACACCAGTACTTTTTGGTGAAAAAGTGAATAATGCGATCGCCAGCGAGGCCGAAAGCTATTTGAGTAATAAAGGAGCATTTATATTTCGATATAAAACGATTGTATCTTAGCTCATGTGAACCTTCGCGCAAGCATGTGATACACATAATATTTCCTTACAAAGATATATATATCCGATGCGtacgtaaaaaatgttttttcgtGCATTATGAAAACAAAGGAATACAGAAaagatatattatatatatataaatattatataatagcGACTTAAGTtaaggataaataaaaatttcatatgTCTTAAATCTTGATTAATACATATAATGAGCTGTTGGAAGTTCTTATTGTGAGGAGCAACAAAGCTCCATATATAGTTTATTCCTGTAAAAAATCGTGGAGTAAGAAATATTGTAAGTGGCGATCGCCATGgggaaaaaaaacattatatttAAAGCAAGGGTCGTAATaagagtatttttttaaagaaagctTAGTTTAACCGCGCGAATTGATCGTATATAAAGATAATGGTAATTATAAGTAGAGCGATAGCTACGAGAAacagaagcgagagagaagtgtGTTATATAGGTAAAAAGTAAAGCAACAAATTGAATGGGTTTGCAGTGGCGAACACAAAATGAAAATGTGTGATCAACTGTTTAACCTACatactgtatattttaataaaaaataataaactacATCGAGAAACAAGGAAAAGGAACTTTTTCAccctatattattttttataatcgtTTCTCTAAATTCTTTAATTTCGTTAATACTGGATTAATTACTACAGTTGTcagttttctttttccttgAATTTTTTCGTTGATACTTACAGATGAACATACGTTCATTTCCTTCGTATAATTTCTCCATATATAGAAACAAAATCTATTTTAAAACCATATTGTAAAATGAAACTGTCAAACTTCCTCagtttacttttttaatcAGCGTTTTCTAGAATTTCCATCACGCAGTCTTCTCTAATCCTTTTATTCTGCTGACATTGGATTTAATAACGAACCATTTGCACTACGTATGTATCCATATGGAGCAGTGGTCATATTTCGGTGGAACACAATAATTGAAAAAGGTAGTCGTATTCATAAGTCAGCTTCTTTAATTTGCACTATTATGTCTCATTGCTGAACGacataaaaaaactaaaatatttaaCTTACATTGTTTTTCTTCAAAACAACGGCAGAAAATCGCTCAGCTGCCATTCGACAgtttctcaaacttgaagcATAAGATAGAGCCCCGATATAAGAGTGGATGGCGCACCGAATTCCATCGATTATCGCTACACGGTATATATATTCTGACCACTCCGTGGCCTCTGTTTACGAGTGAATGACCGGTCAGCAGTGTACGCTTGAGCGTTGAATGCTCAGAAGCGTTATTTCATATGTGTGTATGAAAAACCTTCCGATTTGCTGTTTATAAGTGATATTAAGCTTTCTTAAGTAGCTCATTGTTTGTGTTTGAATTGTGATTATACGTTATCCTgttgctgttttttttttggcaagGGCAAATTATTCAAAGAGGCATAATTTTTAGGGTTTTCATCGAGGCACGTCAGACGGATCATTTTGTAGTGTTTCCCGAGAAAGATTTTGACGGCTAGGTCTTAGTTGTATTGTACatataataaacttataaaCCGAGTACGATAGCTAGTATTATTGGTTTGTAAGTGATCTATGCTGTTGGAAGATAATAAAACTGTTTCGATCAGTTTATCTAGTATTCAGTTAATCTTATCTATACATGTTATCATCTTAATTCTGAGTCGTAACTTAAAATTTACAGTGCAGTTTTGATTTCGATTTATGTgaaatctataatttttaatcatttgTTTTATTTGGGTAGTCTTGTCTCTCGGTAGGAGACAAGCTGTTGGTACGAGAAGATGGACACGATAAGTAAATTGAGCTTGATAGCATTGACATGTTTGGTTTACGCTTCTATCTGCAATTCGTTGCCATTGAATGAAGCTAGTAGAGCCTTTGAACTCTCGATAATTCATTTTAGCGATTTCCATGCGAGGTGATGAGAATAATTGCTAgtaaatttcattaatataCTTATTATCTTTGATTTTCTACATTGAACTTCTTCAGATTCCTTCCAGTTTCTCCCTCCGGCGGTCTTTGCTATGAACATGAGAAATGCGTCGGTGGCATTGCAAGAGTAGTGAGTATAGTTAATCGTCTCAAGCAGATTCGACCAAACGCAATATTTCTAAACGCCGGAGACTGTTTCCAAGGGACTCTGTACTACGATGTCCATCGCGGCAATATCACTGcttattttatgaataaattgcCGCACGATGCAATCGTACGTATCCATATGTGATTTGCGGCATTTTTAAACGCGAACTGCTAtaagtataacaaaaataagCTTTGTTCTCTAGACCATAGGAAATCATGACTTTGATGACGAGATACCAGGTTTAGCTTCGTACGTGAAACAGCTGCAAGCTCCAGTTGTGGTCACCAATATTGATCAGAGCGACGAGCCTTCATTAAGGGTTGGTCTTATATCTTATATCATTAATAATGATTCTTCCATTTACAATTGAAATTCAACAGACTGAATTTGAAACGTCCGTTATTCCAGAATCTATACACTAATAGTACAATAATTCGAAAAGGCGACAAAGATATCGGTATCATCGGCGTTATTTTCTCCGAAACTGATGTAAGATATTGAAAAACACAACTTTTTAATGTCACCTTTCGGTATGAATTTTGGTAATGCAAACTAACaattaattttagaaaatatcaTCGTACACTGGAAAGCTCAAATTCTTGAACGAAGTCGAAACCATAAACTTGGAAGCCAAGAAACTGAAAGCTAAAGGTGTCAACATTATCATCGTCTTGAGCCACTGTGGGATTGATCACGATAAAATCATAGCTTACAATTGTCCTGACGTGGATGTAATCGTCGGTGGACATTCCCACATTTTACTTTACAATGGTACGCATATTAATTATAGATAATACTTTCTGGCGTATCTTTGtccaataactttttttttcatgtataaCATATCAGGTGTAGCACCGTCAAATGATATCGTTTACGATAAGTATCCAATAGTGGTATCTCAGAAAGGCAGCAACAGAAAAGTTCTG is from Nasonia vitripennis strain AsymCx chromosome 1, Nvit_psr_1.1, whole genome shotgun sequence and encodes:
- the LOC100119234 gene encoding apyrase isoform X7, with product MDTISKLSLIALTCLVYASICNSLPLNEASRAFELSIIHFSDFHARFLPVSPSGGLCYEHEKCVGGIARVVSIVNRLKQIRPNAIFLNAGDCFQGTLYYDVHRGNITAYFMNKLPHDAITIGNHDFDDEIPGLASYVKQLQAPVVVTNIDQSDEPSLRNLYTNSTIIRKGDKDIGIIGVIFSETDKISSYTGKLKFLNEVETINLEAKKLKAKGVNIIIVLSHCGIDHDKIIAYNCPDVDVIVGGHSHILLYNGVAPSNDIVYDKYPIVVSQKGSNRKVLIVHASAFTKYMGDIRIVFDHNDEVAYWKGNPIYLDKYIKQDQSIINELQPWSVAVDKIGKRLIGKTGVFLNGSCLSGECNLANLITDAYVDMYAAKSTIALTAAISIQNSIPVGRILYEDLYMTLPYNNTWDLIELQGKDLLQVLENNVVVNLSSSSFRNQKLLQWSGLKVTYNLSSPLSKIVSAKARCFESKDNFEDIDANKWYRIVVDSYLVTDTFEIIKEKHRNHVPGRTYGADNLSNYVEKIKTVDIKTEGRMIFV
- the LOC100119234 gene encoding apyrase isoform X5; its protein translation is MDTISKLSLIALTCLVYASICNSLPLNEASRAFELSIIHFSDFHARFLPVSPSGGLCYEHEKCVGGIARVVSIVNRLKQIRPNAIFLNAGDCFQGTLYYDVHRGNITAYFMNKLPHDAITIGNHDFDDEIPGLASYVKQLQAPVVVTNIDQSDEPSLRNLYTNSTIIRKGDKDIGIIGVIFSETDKISSYTGKLKFLNEVETINLEAKKLKAKGVNIIIVLSHCGIDHDKIIAYNCPDVDVIVGGHSHILLYNGVAPSNDIVYDKYPIVVSQKGSNRKVLIVHASAFTKYMGDIRIVFDHNDEVAYWKGNPIYLDKYIKQDQSIINELQPWSVAVDKIGKRLIGKTGVFLNGSCLSGECNLANLITDAYVDMYAANSTIAMVSAISIQNSIPVGRILYEDLYMTYPYNNTGDLIELQGKDLLQVLENNVVVNLSSSSFRNNKLLQWSGLKVTYNLSSPLSKIVSAKARCFESKDKFEDIDVNKWYRIVVDSYLISGAFKIIKEKHRNHVPGHTNIADILSNYVEKIKTVAIKTEGRMTFV
- the LOC100119234 gene encoding apyrase isoform X6; translation: MDTISKLSLIALTCLVYASICNSLPLNEASRAFELSIIHFSDFHARFLPVSPSGGLCYEHEKCVGGIARVVSIVNRLKQIRPNAIFLNAGDCFQGTLYYDVHRGNITAYFMNKLPHDAITIGNHDFDDEIPGLASYVKQLQAPVVVTNIDQSDEPSLRNLYTNSTIIRKGDKDIGIIGVIFSETDKISSYTGKLKFLNEVETINLEAKKLKAKGVNIIIVLSHCGIDHDKIIAYNCPDVDVIVGGHSHILLYNGVAPSNDIVYDKYPIVVSQKGSNRKVLIVHASAFTKYMGDIRIVFDHNDEVAYWKGNPIYLDKYIKQDQSIINELQPWSVAVDKIGKRLIGKTGVFLNGSCLSGECNLANLITDAYVDMYAAKSTIALTAAISIQNSIPVGRILYEDLYMTLPYNNTWDLIELQGKDLLQVLENNVVVNLSSSSFRNNKLLQWSGLKVTYNLSSPLSKIVSAKARCFESKDKFEDIDVNKWYRIVVDSYLISGAFKIIKEKHRNHVPGHTNIADILSNYVEKIKTVAIKTEGRMTFV